One part of the Esox lucius isolate fEsoLuc1 chromosome 10, fEsoLuc1.pri, whole genome shotgun sequence genome encodes these proteins:
- the rps5 gene encoding ribosomal protein S5, protein MTSESWETAPAVAETPEIKLFGKWSTDDVQINDISLQDYIAVKEKYAKYLPHSGGRYAAKRFRKAQCPIVERLTNSMMMHGRNNGKKLMTCRIVKHAFEIIHLLTGENPLQVLVNAIINSGPREDSTRIGRAGTVRRQAVDVSPLRRVNQAIWLLCTGAREAAFRNIKTIAECLADELINAAKGSSNSYAIKKKDELERVAKSNR, encoded by the exons A TGACCTCGGAGTCCTGGGAGACTGCCCCAGCAGTGGCTGAAACCCCtgaaatcaagctctttgggaAATGGAGCACTGATGATGTCCAGATTAATGACATCTCCCTGCAG GATTACATTGCCGTGAAGGAGAAGTACGCCAAGTACCTGCCACACTCTGGGGGCCGTTATGCCGCCAAGCGTTTCCGTAAGGCCCAGTGCCCCATTGTGGAGCGTCTGACCAACTCCATGATGATGCACGGCCGCAACAACGGCAAGAAGCTGATGACCTGTCGCATTGTTAAGCATGCCTTTGAGATCATCCACCTGCTGACAGGGGAG AACCCCCTGCAGGTGCTGGTTAATGCCATCATCAACAGCGGGCCGCGTGAGGACTCGACCCGTATTGGTCGTGCTGGTACCGTTAGGAGACAGGCTGTTGACGTGTCCCCCCTGCGTCGGGTCAACCAG GCCATCTGGCTGCTCTGCACTGGAGCAAGAGAAGCTGCCTTCCGGAACATCAAGACCATCGCTGAGTGCCTCGCCGATGAGCTAATCAATGCAGCCAAG GGTTCATCTAACTCCTATGCCAtcaagaagaaggatgagttgGAGAGAGTTGCGAAGTCCAACCGTTAA
- the ddah2 gene encoding N(G),N(G)-dimethylarginine dimethylaminohydrolase 2: MASVLPYGRFTHAVVRGIPETFGKVDGEKNEKVENGECATDLAKAQRQFGVLTGALRQKVGLQLIEIPADPELPESWRIEDVAVIQGDTALITRPFKQQRRSEAEAVRRVMSELNLTVVEMGAVEGATLEGSDVLFTGREFFVGISSHTNRQGAEVLADTFRDFAVSTVPVCGGARLKNICSMGGPDTIIISNSDGAKKTLRMMEQLTDHHYEVLTVPEGAAANCIYVRGPSQMDYLLHPPTEECPDSAAAFQKLTDYTLIPTSCSEAVKLGGSLSSFCLLINRKPYF, encoded by the exons ATGGCAAGTGTGTTGCCGTATGGCCGCTTTACCCATGCCGTAGTGCGCGGCATCCCAGAGACCTTTGGGAAGGTCGATGGTGAGAAAAATGAGAAGGTGGAAAACGGGGAATGTGCGACAGACCTGGCCAAGGCGCAGCGTCAGTTTGGCGTGCTGACCGGGGCCCTGAGACAGAAGGTGGGTCTGCAGCTCATTGAGATCCCGGCAGACCCGGAACTTCCGGAGAGCTGGAGGATAGAGGACGTCGCCGTGATTCAGGGAGACACGGCCCTCATCACCAGGCCTTTCAAACAGCAGAGACGCAGCGAG GCTGAAGCGGTGAGGAGGGTGATGTCGGAGCTCAACCTCACAGTGGTGGAGATGGGGGCTGTGGAGGGGGCCACATTGGAGGGTAGCGACGTGCTCTTCACTGGCAGGGAGTTCTTTGTAGGCATCTCCTCCCACACCAACCGCCAAGGAGCTGAGGTGCTGGCCGACACTTTCAGG GACTTTGCTGTGTCTACTGTGCCGGTGTGTGGCGGAGCTCGTCTGAAGAACATCTGCTCCATGGGAGGTCCAGATACCATCATCATCAGCAACAGCGATGGGGCCAAAAAGACCCTccgg ATGATGGAGCAGCTGACGGACCACCACTACGAAGTGCTCACGGTCCCGGAGGGCGCCGCTGCTAACTGTATCTATGTCAGGGGCCCTTCCCAAATGGACTACCTGCTTCACCCGCCAACTGAGGAGTGCCCAGACAGTGCCGCT GCATTTCAAAAGCTGACAGATTACACCCTCATCCCTACATCATGCAGTGAGGCTGTCAAGCTTGGAGGGTCTTTGTCCTCATTCTGCCTCCTCATCAACAGGAAGCCATATTTCTGA